The Nicotiana tabacum cultivar K326 chromosome 1, ASM71507v2, whole genome shotgun sequence genome segment AGAGCCATTAAAGTTGTCCAAGATACTACATCCTGATAATCCATCTGCTCAAACAGAGAACGGGCAGCTACTACATTTCCAACATTAGCATACCCATCGAGCAAACAATTCCAAGTAACAATATCCCTCGAAGGCATATCCATAAACAGTAAATTTGCAGCCTCCATATCTCCAATCCCCACATATCCAGATAACATGGAATTCCAACTAAATACATCCCTTTCCGGCATTACATCAAAAACACGACGCGCAAAATTCACTTCTCCATTTTTCACATACCCGTCAATCATAGTATTCCAAGTCACCAAATCTGAGTCAGAACTTAAATCAAACACCTTCCGTGCATCATCAATCCGCCAACAAACTGAGTACATATGAATCAAAACATTCCTAGTGTACAAATCCAACTCAAACCCACATTTCACAATATGGGCATGAATCTTCTTACCTTCTTTTACCATACCCAAATCAGCACAAGCCTTAAACAATATCGGAAAGGTATAATTATTCTGAAATATTCCATTTTTAACCATCTGATCATAGTAAAAAAACAAAGCTTTACTTGGTTcatcaaaattcacaaaactttTCATGATTGTATTACAAATAAAAGCATCTGGGGTTTCAAGATTCTCAAAAATCTTTACAGCATGAGTTAAAGTGAGCTGTGAAGAGCAAAGTTTCTTCACAACTCGACCTGCAGCTAAAGGGTGTTGAAAAATGCCTGAAAGTATGAGCTGGGAATGTATTTGATTAAAATATTTCAAGTTTGGGGTGCAAGAATCTAAGATACGTAAAATGGGGTGGCTTAAATTCAATATCTGTGCACTATTGTTGTTGTATGGGTCAAAAGATTCAGCATCATGTTGATCAGACCAGAGCTTTGGAGGGGGCTTTGAAAGGTTTATTTGGGTTTTGATGAACTTATTAACGTATTCTGAAGAAAGGGAGAGGGATTGCTTGGGATGTTTAAATCTAACGGCCATTTTTTCTCCCGCGAAATTTGGCGGCCACTGGAAATGTTATTACTAGAACCCTTAAGAAATTCGTGCTTGCTGCTTGGTGGAGAATACGCGGCGCGGGCTTTTATTGAAGTACCAAATTTTATTGCAAATTTGCATACATCCACAAATTCTATTACTTTCTCATGGcgtatgtaattttttttattaagatCATATTTTTATTGTTACTCATTTCTAACATAATACACGTTTCAAGTCCGGATAAAGGATGTTCATTGCGATAAATTGGCAGTTAGTATAAAATTTGTCAATTTGTGACgaatttcatcacaaaatatcATTGAGACGTGCTCACCTAGGCACGCATTATGCCTGACACCCAGAAGTGATGAAAAATGAGTAGTGGGTGCCACCACAAGTCGGAACTGAGGCATAGTTGTTAGTGTTGCTACTCATTTGTGATATATAGTCTTTCACATTTTTAATAACTAAATATATCCACATAACTGGTGTTTTTCCTTTACCTACTTtcttataaatatatattattttatttgctATTCAATAATTAGTTTTATTAAAGTGTAtacatttaataaaaatcaacttAATTTCGTTTGGTGAGAAATTTTAGTTTTGATTGGTGAGAATATTATTCAATTATGGAATATAAGGTTTTCTTTTTTTTGTGCAACGTCCACAGAATTTGATGTTTTTGGCAAGAAATTTACGAAAAAGCATCACCATATTATAAATATATCAATTTTTGGAACACATATTAGGTTTCTAATTGCCAGAATTTGAGTTGAGTAATATTGCCAATTTCATGTTAGTTAAGGGAATAAAGAAAATTAGAATGTGAGAATAATAATCAGAAAGACAAAATAAACTATGTGTTGATAGTTTAATAGAAAATTGTCGATCAAACATTTGACATAAAAGACTGGCTATAACAGTTTATGTAAGGCAGAGTAATGTCCTTGACTAGTTAATTTCCAttatcttcttctctttcttaACATTCGTGTTTATCTACCTTTTATTTACGTCCTCTACTACTTAAGTGACCATTTGCGTATTAAACCAACTAAAACAGCTCCCGCTTGACTTCTGTCACTCCATATCTTGCAAATGTTGTTCCCCCTGTATTTACTACTTAATTGTGAGcggaaaaaaattaaatttattcaACACCATTTCACAGCACCCAATGTTTCTTCTCTAGCTCAGCCAGTCACCCAGATATCTTTCAAGTAACCGATCAAGAATGCGTCACTTCACTAACTAGTAGATCCATGAAATAAAGAGAAATGTCTTAGCTTTGCAAAAAATAGGCACACAAGTGCGATATTCTGATTCCAACATTCCTCAGATAAAGGGGGCATTGCAGAAAACCAGAACCTTATCCTTCACATTTTGAAATAATTCCAACAGCAAAAGGAAAAACTAACAAACAAATCAATACACTAACTAACTAGAGTTGCAACCCTAAATCGGAAACATTTCTAATCAACATCTCCAGTCCACATCCTGGAATGGTTGTTATATACTTCTCCATTTTTTGCCTCTAAGTTCTTACGACATCTCTCTGAACCGAGCAATGGCCTTCTTTTGTATGAGAGTCTTGTAACTGTCACCAGCCTGTACTTCAAGGTTTGGGTCAACCTTCTTGGGCTGATGAATTCCAAGTCCTGCTCTACGTTCAGATGCTTGAGCTTGGACTGGCTCTACCATACCACTTCCATCCTTCCCCAATCCCTGAATTCATGACaataaaagaaaccaaaaacAATTCCCAAAATACAGTGTTAGGCTTTGACATACGAGAAGGAATACCAATTTGCAGCCAGGGCATCACGAGCTCATACAAGTATATACACAAAATGCAGTGTTAACCTCCCACatattttagaagaaaaaaaaggctGTAACCCTTAATAAACAATTCAGCAGCACCGGACCGATGAAATCGATATAAGCTTCTTGTTTTTTATCAGTATAATCAATATAAGGTTATTAGTCGGGATCCATATATGGTACAAAGGAAGAACTAAATCTGTATTAGGTGATACCAATTAGTTGGAATACGTTTTAGTAATGTCAGCATGTTTACTTTAGGTCCAATGTTTTTATGAGTATTTTGGTCCTGTAAGAGATCTACAGGCTAATGGAGAACCTCTAGTGCTTTCacttctattttttaattttattttgatataatagcgGACTAAGATGAGCTTAAATGGAGCGATATGGCAATTGAGGATCCATAAAGCCATCCCAACTTGCTTGGGATTGAGGTGTAGTTATTGTAGTTGTAATTAGTATAAGGTTATCAACAACATTTTTAGATGAAGGAGATTATGAACAACATTTTTCTGCGATCAAATAGATATGAAGTCTATGAAGAGTTGTAGGGTAAGAGATGATACCAAGCCCTCCTGCCATCCCATGTTGCGGAGCATACGGTTGCCCACATTACTCTCGTCGATAGCCCGGTCAGCAGAGATCACCTCAAAGCTCTGACTATTTGCTTCTGCACTACGTCCACCTCCAACACCAGGTGGGAAAGGTGTTGGATCAAAAACACCTCTTCTAGATGTTGAGTCTCGATCTTGAAGCCCAgcaataatagaaaacaaatttTCTCACAAGTTAATACACATAGAAACAAATCTAGCAACCACCATTGGAATCTTCATCTTTTGAAGTTTTCCAACTAAGCAAGGTCTGGACCTACAGAAAAGTTTTCAACTATGGAAGAATTGCATCCTATTACAGAAATGAAGAGAAGACTCTTACAAAAAACCATGGCGCATTAGAAACCTCAGGAGGAAAGGGAGGGTGGGATAGGAGGGagggagagagggagagagatgcAAAGCTGAGAAGAGTTGAAACAAGCTGCATTAGCCCAAAATGTTGAGTGAATTCTTACTTGAATCTCCAAGATCTGATGCATCATCTCCAAAGGCTGAAGATGAACCATACAAGCTCCTCCGCTCAGCAGCACGATCTCGGTATGCAGTTGTAGTTTGAGACTGCTCCTTAGTAGATGGAGGCTGCGATGGCATCTCTGAGAACCTTCTTTTACCACCTCCAGCTGGTACTGGGGGCATATAAGAACCCAAAGCAGATGCATCTGTCCTAAAGGGCGCTGCAGAGGCATCTGCATTTGTTAATGAGGGAGCTGTGCTTGGTGGCATGGTATGTGAGGTGGATGAACTTCCAGATGATCCTGTATACAGGGTATCCGATTTCACAACTCCTAAACCAGAACCTCTTATTACGCCCTTCAAAGTGCCCCCAGAGCTGTTAGTCACAGACCTAGGCTTATCCGGAGACTCAAAACTCACAGACTGAAAAGTTGAGTTTCCTGCAAGTCCTGGACTAGCTGTAGCATTCTCTCTAGCAGTCAAGGGCTCAGCTTTTAACTTGGTTTTCGCTGCAGGTCCTACTGAGTTAGATCTGTCTTCACCCACTGTCTGGTTGTCTTCAAGCGCCACGCGGGGAGCTTGACCTTCATGACTTCTTTGCTTCCACATTGATAATACATTATTCATTTTCTTCTTATTGGCAAGGATGCTGCTTTTTGAGGCAAGTTTTATCTCTTTTGCCTtctccttctctttcttttcagCAGCTATTGCTGCAGAGGCAGCAGCCTGGATAGCGTCGGGTAGTGAGGAAGCCTTCTCACCAGCTACTACAATAGCTGGTGCAGATATAACAACTTTCTTAGTGTTTGAGCCATCAGATGATTTGGTAGTTTCAGTTTGTCCCTCTGCTGCTTTGGTGTCATTGTGATTGGTACATGGTACATATTGCTGAGTTTTCTGGTCGTAAGTATACCAGATCCCATTGTTACCGTCATAATACAAACCTGCAAAAGCAACAATAATTGCGATGGTGTCACATTTTACCTACACCCGTAATTACGTCCTAGGGTTTACCAAGACCTTTTCATAACCCAGCTCCCAACACATAAACTTGAGAAAAGAGAGAATCACTACAAGATGAAACAGAAATAGAAAGATAGTTTTTTCCCAAGTATTATTAATGCAATAGCAGCAATAATCACATAAAAAATAGGCTCAAACAAGACTGCCAGATGAAACACAAACCTCCTGAAAGAATGAAACCTAGCACACCCTTAAAATAGGCAATTGGacaatatttggttgaagttggagggaaaaaaaaaaaaaagagcacttgaagttgaagttaaaaagagtatttgaaagttaaatgtgtttggacattaaTTTCACCTGAAAAAATGAAGTTGAAGATTGGTGAGTAAAaacaattttcacttgaaatgcCCCTCAAACAAGTCTTTCAACACTTCACCCCTATTTGAAATACTAAAGTTCAGTTCAGtatttacaaaataataaatgatatttaTGGCCAAACATAAGTGGAATTGGTAGATTATTGGACTGAGAAAATAAGACAGCAGGTGCACAACTCAGTTAAAGTCATTGTCATTCACCCCCCCCGGCCCACACACACAAAATAAAAATTCCCCCTGATCATAGTATAGATTCTCAtacaaaagcaaaagaaataaTGTGGAACCATTTCTCCCTACATGTGAAGAATTTTCAGATGGGTGACCTTTCACACTTAGCAGCTTACGAGCAAGGGACCCGAATGCCATCACAGTTCCCAGCACTTTATAGACCAAATGTAGATATACTGGACTATAATCTCTAATTgtttataaagtaaaaaaaaaatctctaTCCAGCCAAGTCTTCACGAGAAGAAACGGGCACCAAAATTGCACTAGCTTCTCACATTCCGGGGTCAACTTGAAGGACATTGAGATCTGCAACATTATCTACTAAATGGACCTCTGCAGTCTCACTTAGACTGCCATACAACCCCATGGCACCCAAAAGGCACAAGACGTGAGCAGACAAAGTGTCCACTATTTCATGTACTTAGTTAAAAAGCATCAGCTAATAATATGTGCTTAACCAGACTTGGTTCATATATGACACGAAGCGAACAGTGGTTTAACATAAACTGGAAACAAACCTGTATTCCCATCATAATAAAAACCAGAAGCAGCATCATAATAATAGCCAGAAGCTTCATCCCAGACAAATCCAGATTGTGGAGCAGAATTCTGACCAGCAACTTCTCCACTGCGCTCTTGTCCACCAGTTGACAGTTTATCATCAGGATTATATTCTTTTGGTGCCCATCCAACAGCATCATACTAAAAGCATGGAGGAGGTATAATTAGACAAGTGTAACTTGACCTAATTCTATTGGATGATTATAGTGTGCTAACATGCATCAAATGACGAATCAACATTTTAGAGTCTTCTATTGAAAGATGAACAGATGTCTATCCAACCAACGTAAAAGAAAGCTACAAACTACACAATGCCTAAGCTATCACTTGGTGACACTCAAAGCTCATTCTTTGCAGCAATAGTCTCCCCATCTCACCCACCCACCCCCAACCCTGCCGCGAAACAGAACAGAATTATGAAATGAAACCGTTGCATAtggataaaaacaacaatagttAGCTTTTACTCCCATTTATTCCAAACAATTACAGAGAGAAGTACAGCGCAGAGTCAGCTTAATTAAGAGAAATTAATAAAAATGATTAGTAAAAGCGCAGTGATTCTACTAATCTGCAGAAAGTACCAAAAAGGAAATACAACATCGGAAGTCTTCAATACATTTGAGAAAAGGATGAATAATGTTTCAATATTTGAGAAATGGATGACATATCTTAAGTTATTCGATTGATACACTCTGACCAACTGCATGAGATGTATTTAATCAACTTGCAGCAATTTAGAAAAGCTACTAAGCAGATATGAATGGAAGGAATTCACCCATTCAGACTAAAATTACTTGTTCAAGATCATCTCTCTCTAACAAAGGTATCTGTAGGCAGCAAATTTCCCCAGCGTAACAAAAAAAATGAACAGAGCTATAACCAAGGTAAAGAGTAGGAGAACCTGTTGAGCAAAAGTTGCTGCTTCAATAGCAGCAGCTGCAAGGCTACTAGTCTGAGAAGCATTTGATCCTGGTCCAAGGATACTTTTTGCATATGCAACTCTAAGAATCTGCCCATTCTTCTCCAATGTTGTACCGTTTGTTGCTTCAAGAGCTTTAGTAGCTTCCTCCACCTGAGATATACGAAAATAGCACAATTAAGATAACTTCAGAAAAAGATCAAGTTCCTACTACAGACTTCATCCAATTTGCTCGTTGACAAATAAAGACTAGAATCCTTACAGGGAACAAGCCTCTAAGCAATGCAGAAAATGGAAATATTATACATGACAATGGTAAAATACTATATGAAGAGAACATGAACCACCTTGTATGTTTTTCCCTTTTGTGAATGAAACCCTTACTCATCCACAAAAAACAGAAGGAAAAACATATTGATATTCATGTTCCTAATCACCAATATAATCTACAAAAAGAATGTTTTACACAAACTTCTCAAAATGAAAATATCATATAAATTTTCCCATGGCCAACCAAAAATAAGGATGTGTACTCCTATTGATGCTCCGTGCCATATATGAATATTCAATCACTTCAATAACAACCAAAACTAAACGTACAGAATAGAAGTGCACAAATGCAAATCCCCTCGAGACGTGAGTGAACTTGTCTCTGACAAGACGAAGATCCTGCACATATTAAGTTGTTAGACAACTAGATAGGAGCCAGGAAACACAAAAGAAGGGCAACAATGTCAagaaaaaatcaccttaataGGAGCGTGTTTGGAAAATTCATAACGAAGCATCTCCTCATCTGCATTTTCATCTAATCCACGGACAACTAAGACATGTGTGGGACCTGATAAAGTATCAAATTAAGATCAATCCAACTATGCTAATTAAGTGCCCGTTTGGGGAATTGGAGACCCTCTTAATCAGGATTTAGTGGGAAGGCAACACCTGTTCTTTTCTAAGAATCCTAGTTTGGCAAGAACCTGAACTCCTGAGATGTGTGGGACAACTAAGACATGTGTGGGACCTGATAAAGTATCAAATTAAGATCAATCCAACTATGCTAATTAAGTGCCCGTTTGGGGAATTGGAGACCCTCTTAATCAGGATTTAGTGGGAAAGCAACACCTGTTCTTTTCTAAGAATCCTAGTTTGGCAAGAACCTGAACTCCTGAGATGGCCTTAAGCTGGATTTGGTCCAAAGAATACGGCCTAAAAGTCTGGAGTGCTGTGACCACATCTTTTAATTTTCCTTACCCAAAAGTAATTACCACCTTTATACCTATCTCTCTTCCCATTTTCTCTCTTTCCTCCATATAAATATAAGTAATAACATGCCAAACCAAGATTACGTGAAATCCCAAATAACCTTTACGTTTTAAAAAACAAGGACCGAACGTGCATTAGATTATACTGGATATAAATTGCCTTTAAAATCGGTTGGATTCAATCTATTCCATACTTGGAAGTTCCAAACAAGAACCTAGATATGAGCTGAACATATCATATATTAGTAACCTGCTTCGCCTCTCCTCCCCAGAGAGCTAGAGTTGGATGATGCCATGTCTGCTGGAGGAGCATCATCTGTCCGTGGCTCATTACACTGTTTCAAAGAGGAGAAAACAGGATCACCATAGCTATCATAGGATGATACCAAGAAAAAACTTGTGCGCTGGAGCTATATCATGATAATAACTTTATGCATCTATGAACAACTCAGCCAAGACATTTGTCAGACTGCAGATAAAGAAAATATCTGATCGGTGTAAAGTATAAAAAAAACAAGACTACCCAATGTTACTATTTTGAACACAAACAGCAGCATCCTTAACTCCAACTCTCTGTtcacaaaccattgcatacaagACATATTTGCATCTTTTAATTAGATCAACATTGATAGCAAATGTAGTTCAgtcttcaatcaataaaaaatggCAGAAATCTACATTTCATATAAGTTGTATATACACAAAAGAGCAGGGGCTGTGAGAATGCACCGATTTTTCCCAACAAACATGTGCAAAtattgttttttaaagaaaaaaaaacaaaattgaacacgaacagtgaaaatatataaaattaccaTCTAGGAAAGATGATAAAAATCATGTGTGTGTGCATGTATGTTGGATAATGGGTGGCTTCGATCAAAGTCGAAGCAATTTACAAGTTTCATAATAAATTATCTTCTTCCTCTTACAATAGAACTCTAAGGTAATGAAATCCCTTTATTAACAGAGATTGTCAACTAGCAAGGTAGAGTTATAAGAGTACTATAAGAATAAGATTAAAAATAAGAACCTGAAAACAAGATGTCCGCCGTGCAAAATTCACACATCCACAGATGGTGCACATCCAATCAGATGGAACAGTGATACTCCGGTGGTTACCATGGTTAGATCTTGAAGCACTGTCTAGACTACCAGGCCCACCGGGTCCTCCAGTTGGCTTGCTACTGCCAAACAACAAATTAGAGGTCTGTTAATTCAAACTTTGCAGCGGTACCAGAACATAATATTCAGAAACGCCAAGAGTAATTTCTAAAACTGCTGAAAAACATGGTACCTCTACTACTAAGAAAATGGACATTGCAGCTTGTCTGAAAATTGcagaaataaaagatgaaaataaccGGAAGTTGAAGAAATATTAATTACTGTCCTGATTGGGGGCCTAGTGGGTatattttcctctttttgaaGGAAGAGCACACTTCCTGTTCTCTTTTACTCCCTTACCTTCCCTAATTTGCAGGCAGCATCAAAATTCAAGGAAAAAGAATAAAAGGGATGATGACTTTTGATATACCATGAAAGGGAGTGCCGCAGTTGCAATGACAAAGCACAAAGAACTGATGGTTCAAGAAAGCTTGAATAAATTTACTCAAAAAGGGTGCTCCAAATTTGAGCCCAAACAGAAACTAAACCCTAAATGTGCAAGAGAAAGTAAACACTTGGTGCATTATACCCTTGGCTTCACTAGACAATCTTGCAAAGTATGAACTGGCAGTGATAATAAAGATAACAAAATCAGTACTCTCATAtgcaacaaaataatatttaccTGTACTCGAAGAAAAGCTTCCTACCATCCACAACTAGACCCTCATCCCCAAGTTTATCCATCATTGCTTGCGCCGCACCCTATTTCACAGCACTAAGCTCAATTCTGTGCTAGAATGAAATGGAAAATATGACATTTGCATATAATTTTATTGGTCATACCACAGAAGGGAAATCAATAAAGGCAAATCCGCGAGAAACGCCAGAATTTCGTTCTTTGATCACACGAACATGGCGTAGGGGCCCCCACTCAGCCTTTAAAAAAAAAGCAtacaaaaggaaagaaatttGATGAGCACAAATACAGCAAAACTGAGTGGGCGACAAGTAGCACATAGAGAGTTGAGTGAGAAGAAGAGATTGACAGAGAGAGTACAAGGATCTGATACAAATCTTCTTCGGTCGTTTTCTGTGAAAGGCCTTTGACAACAACAGTCGCTGAAGGGGCCTACATTAAATAGCAGAAGCCATGAGCGCTTCTACCATAAACGCAAATGGGATATGCAATGTATGAAACATACCACAGAATAATTGTCATGGTATCTTTTATCATCACGATCTCTTCGTCTCTCACTTCTATCGTATCGGCCATCATCATAACTGTCCTCTCTATGACTGCGACTATGACTTCGACTTCGAGGAGATCTTGACCTCATGCGATCATCACGACCACGAGAACGTGAGCGGGAATGCTCATGTCTTCTATATGGACTCGGATCCCTCTCACGACTCGATTCTTTGTCACGTTCACGCTCACGGGATTCACGTCGTCTCCAATTACCATCTTTCCCACTGCCTCTTTCATAGTCTGAGTCATAACTATATCTACTGTACTCATGGTCCCTTTCACGGTTATCCTCCCTGTTCGGGTGCGCCATACGATGTTTGTAGTCATAATCATCATAGGGGTAGTCATCACGCTCGCGTCCCCCATACCTAGCAGGCCTGTCAAATCCAGCATCAGGGTAGTTGTCAAAACTGCATAAACCATCTCTGAATGTGTTAATCTCATGATACTTATCAGCTTCACAAATTTCATGATTGGAATCAACATACAGCTTCTCATGCCTCCTGGAATCTCTCTCCACAGGATACTCTTCTTCATAACTTCTTCTCCTTGTTTGAGGCCAATGTCCAACTGCTGGTGGCGGATGAGGGTAGTGCTCTCCTTCCAGTATATCACGGTGATAGGCACCCCGTGAGTAAACACCATCCCTCGAAAATCTATCATCTAGAAACCTCCCGTCATCATAAGAACCACCAGCCCTGCAAGAAAACCATGAGGCAAAGGCCAATTGGAAAAGGCAAAAaaataatggaagaaaatgaaGTGTCAAGTACCAACCTAAATAGGCAGTACATTAAAGATTTTAAATAGTTCTATTACATGTTCATGCAACAAATGTGACAAGTATTATTTGAAgtcttaaaaaaattaatttatcatcAAGCAACTTGATTACCCTTTTGGTGAAAGATGATAACACTCACCGGAAATCTGGCTCATGAACTCCTCTATAACCCTCCAAAGCCTGTGGATTCAAGAGAATAAGTTGTGTCAGCAAGTTATAATCAAGGATGGAAGTTTAGGCAAATCCATTCCACATCCTCACTCTCCCATGGCTTTCATTCATTGTTCTTTAAGAGATGCTGGAAAATTTTTGGACAATCACATGACCCTAGTTTCTTGTCTATCATCCATTATGTGATTAAGAAGGAAACCACAATTACGCTGTTATTTTCCCATCCATGATGGAGCCCATATCGACCAGGATCCATTTCTTGCAAGAGCCACTGGTGTTATCCCTGCAAAACTCTTGATGTTCTTTTTTGAAGTTTCAGCAGCAAGATGACTGTAAGGCTTTCCTGTAATGCATGCACAAATAGATAGTCAAGCCATCATGAACCAGGAAACAATCTTCATGATTTGGCCTCCCCTTTACTGGACTCCTCAAAATCAAAATCTTCCCAGAACAACTCTTGAAACAGTGTAACGTACAACTAAGATCTTCATGTAGGAATCATCAGATATAATGTTACTGAATATCATCTGAACCTGAAGAGATTACTAAACCCAAAGCAAAAGATATGGGTTCTCTTGTTCAAAAATAGAAAGCCACATGACAACTTTCTCAGTACAAAGGACATCACCACTTCAAAAAAAAGGTCATAGGATTACTC includes the following:
- the LOC107781047 gene encoding SUPPRESSOR OF ABI3-5 isoform X1; the protein is MDPGRYGLHHGWENNSALEGYRGVHEPDFRAGGSYDDGRFLDDRFSRDGVYSRGAYHRDILEGEHYPHPPPAVGHWPQTRRRSYEEEYPVERDSRRHEKLYVDSNHEICEADKYHEINTFRDGLCSFDNYPDAGFDRPARYGGRERDDYPYDDYDYKHRMAHPNREDNRERDHEYSRYSYDSDYERGSGKDGNWRRRESRERERDKESSRERDPSPYRRHEHSRSRSRGRDDRMRSRSPRSRSHSRSHREDSYDDGRYDRSERRRDRDDKRYHDNYSVAPSATVVVKGLSQKTTEEDLYQILAEWGPLRHVRVIKERNSGVSRGFAFIDFPSVGAAQAMMDKLGDEGLVVDGRKLFFEYSSKPTGGPGGPGSLDSASRSNHGNHRSITVPSDWMCTICGCVNFARRTSCFQCNEPRTDDAPPADMASSNSSSLGRRGEAGPTHVLVVRGLDENADEEMLRYEFSKHAPIKDLRLVRDKFTHVSRGFAFVHFYSVEEATKALEATNGTTLEKNGQILRVAYAKSILGPGSNASQTSSLAAAAIEAATFAQQYDAVGWAPKEYNPDDKLSTGGQERSGEVAGQNSAPQSGFVWDEASGYYYDAASGFYYDGNTGLYYDGNNGIWYTYDQKTQQYVPCTNHNDTKAAEGQTETTKSSDGSNTKKVVISAPAIVVAGEKASSLPDAIQAAASAAIAAEKKEKEKAKEIKLASKSSILANKKKMNNVLSMWKQRSHEGQAPRVALEDNQTVGEDRSNSVGPAAKTKLKAEPLTARENATASPGLAGNSTFQSVSFESPDKPRSVTNSSGGTLKGVIRGSGLGVVKSDTLYTGSSGSSSTSHTMPPSTAPSLTNADASAAPFRTDASALGSYMPPVPAGGGKRRFSEMPSQPPSTKEQSQTTTAYRDRAAERRSLYGSSSAFGDDASDLGDSNRDSTSRRGVFDPTPFPPGVGGGRSAEANSQSFEVISADRAIDESNVGNRMLRNMGWQEGLGLGKDGSGMVEPVQAQASERRAGLGIHQPKKVDPNLEVQAGDSYKTLIQKKAIARFREMS
- the LOC107781047 gene encoding SUPPRESSOR OF ABI3-5 isoform X7, whose protein sequence is MNESHGRALEGYRGVHEPDFRAGGSYDDGRFLDDRFSRDGVYSRGAYHRDILEGEHYPHPPPAVGHWPQTRRRSYEEEYPVERDSRRHEKLPARYGGRERDDYPYDDYDYKHRMAHPNREDNRERDHEYSRYSYDSDYERGSGKDGNWRRRESRERERDKESSRERDPSPYRRHEHSRSRSRGRDDRMRSRSPRSRSHSRSHREDSYDDGRYDRSERRRDRDDKRYHDNYSVAPSATVVVKGLSQKTTEEDLYQILAEWGPLRHVRVIKERNSGVSRGFAFIDFPSVGAAQAMMDKLGDEGLVVDGRKLFFEYSSKPTGGPGGPGSLDSASRSNHGNHRSITVPSDWMCTICGCVNFARRTSCFQCNEPRTDDAPPADMASSNSSSLGRRGEAGPTHVLVVRGLDENADEEMLRYEFSKHAPIKDLRLVRDKFTHVSRGFAFVHFYSVEEATKALEATNGTTLEKNGQILRVAYAKSILGPGSNASQTSSLAAAAIEAATFAQQYDAVGWAPKEYNPDDKLSTGGQERSGEVAGQNSAPQSGFVWDEASGYYYDAASGFYYDGNTGLYYDGNNGIWYTYDQKTQQYVPCTNHNDTKAAEGQTETTKSSDGSNTKKVVISAPAIVVAGEKASSLPDAIQAAASAAIAAEKKEKEKAKEIKLASKSSILANKKKMNNVLSMWKQRSHEGQAPRVALEDNQTVGEDRSNSVGPAAKTKLKAEPLTARENATASPGLAGNSTFQSVSFESPDKPRSVTNSSGGTLKGVIRGSGLGVVKSDTLYTGSSGSSSTSHTMPPSTAPSLTNADASAAPFRTDASALGSYMPPVPAGGGKRRFSEMPSQPPSTKEQSQTTTAYRDRAAERRSLYGSSSAFGDDASDLGDSNRDSTSRRGVFDPTPFPPGVGGGRSAEANSQSFEVISADRAIDESNVGNRMLRNMGWQEGLGLGKDGSGMVEPVQAQASERRAGLGIHQPKKVDPNLEVQAGDSYKTLIQKKAIARFREMS
- the LOC107781047 gene encoding SUPPRESSOR OF ABI3-5 isoform X6 is translated as MDPGRYGLHHGWENNSALEGYRGVHEPDFRAGGSYDDGRFLDDRFSRDGVYSRGAYHRDILEGEHYPHPPPAVGHWPQTRRRSYEEEYPVERDSRRHEKLPARYGGRERDDYPYDDYDYKHRMAHPNREDNRERDHEYSRYSYDSDYERGSGKDGNWRRRESRERERDKESSRERDPSPYRRHEHSRSRSRGRDDRMRSRSPRSRSHSRSHREDSYDDGRYDRSERRRDRDDKRYHDNYSVAPSATVVVKGLSQKTTEEDLYQILAEWGPLRHVRVIKERNSGVSRGFAFIDFPSVGAAQAMMDKLGDEGLVVDGRKLFFEYSKPTGGPGGPGSLDSASRSNHGNHRSITVPSDWMCTICGCVNFARRTSCFQCNEPRTDDAPPADMASSNSSSLGRRGEAGPTHVLVVRGLDENADEEMLRYEFSKHAPIKDLRLVRDKFTHVSRGFAFVHFYSVEEATKALEATNGTTLEKNGQILRVAYAKSILGPGSNASQTSSLAAAAIEAATFAQQYDAVGWAPKEYNPDDKLSTGGQERSGEVAGQNSAPQSGFVWDEASGYYYDAASGFYYDGNTGLYYDGNNGIWYTYDQKTQQYVPCTNHNDTKAAEGQTETTKSSDGSNTKKVVISAPAIVVAGEKASSLPDAIQAAASAAIAAEKKEKEKAKEIKLASKSSILANKKKMNNVLSMWKQRSHEGQAPRVALEDNQTVGEDRSNSVGPAAKTKLKAEPLTARENATASPGLAGNSTFQSVSFESPDKPRSVTNSSGGTLKGVIRGSGLGVVKSDTLYTGSSGSSSTSHTMPPSTAPSLTNADASAAPFRTDASALGSYMPPVPAGGGKRRFSEMPSQPPSTKEQSQTTTAYRDRAAERRSLYGSSSAFGDDASDLGDSNRDSTSRRGVFDPTPFPPGVGGGRSAEANSQSFEVISADRAIDESNVGNRMLRNMGWQEGLGLGKDGSGMVEPVQAQASERRAGLGIHQPKKVDPNLEVQAGDSYKTLIQKKAIARFREMS